From Apteryx mantelli isolate bAptMan1 chromosome 30, bAptMan1.hap1, whole genome shotgun sequence, the proteins below share one genomic window:
- the AP3D1 gene encoding AP-3 complex subunit delta-1 isoform X1, whose product MALKMVKGSIDRMFDKNLQDLVRGIRNHKEDEAKYISQCIDEIKQELKQDNIAVKANAVCKLTYLQMLGYDISWAAFNIIEVMSASKFTFKRIGYLAASQCFHEGTDVIMLTTNQIRKDLSSPNQYDTGVALTGLSCFVTPDLARDLANDIMTLMSHTKPYIRKKAVLIMYKVFLKYPESLRPAFPRLKEKLEDPDPGVQSAAVNVICELARRNPKNYLSLAPLFFKLMTSSTNNWVLIKIIKLFGALTPLEPRLGKKLIEPLTNLIHSTSAMSLLYECVNTVIAVLISLSSGMPNHSASIQLCVQKLRILIEDSDQNLKYLGLLAMSKILKTHPKSVQSHKDLILQCLDDKDESIRLRALDLLYGMVSKKNLMEIVKKLMIHVDKAEGTTYRDELLTKIIDICSQSNYQYITNFEWYISILVELTRLEGTRHGHLIAAQMLDVAIRVKAIRKFAVSQMAMLLDNAHLIASNTQRNGICEVLYAAAWICGEFSEHLEEANQTLEAMLRPKVTTLPGHIQAVYVQNMVKLYASILQQKEQSGEKEAAQEITQLMIERLPQFVQSADLEVQERASCILQLIKYIQKLQIKEVPVAEEVIALFAGELNPVAPKAQKKVPVPEGLDLDAWINEPPSDSESEDEKPKTIFHDEEQRPSRHKQPEIDEEELARRREARKQEQANNPFYIKSSPSPQKRYQDTPGVEHIPVVQIDLSVPLKVPGMPMSDQYVKLEEERRHKQKLEKDKKKKKQKKEKRGKHHRHNSLHTESEEDIAPAHHVDIITEEMPENALPSDEDDKDPNDPYKALDIDLDKPLADSEKLPVQRHRNAENLKSPDSEAPLAEKKSKKPKKKEKKHKEKERDKGKKKEKEKKVVEEEEEKKGEDLDFWLSTAPPPASTSQPQSEPEVSAAVVAEPEGVKKEEREEREEEEEEDEGKKSSKHKKKKHKKEKEEKSKDKKKSKKKHHHSEEEATESVQNGTLDDEPLPPMSSYRLLAENPYIKMTYDIQGNLQNDSQVTVSVIFENKSTSFLKSMELNVLDSLNTKMLRPEGSSVHDGIPVPFQLPPGISNEAQFVFTLQSIVMAQKLKGTLSFIVKNDEGSTHEKLDFKLHFSCASYLITTPCYSDAFAKLLESGDLHMSSIKVDGISISFQHLLAKICFHHHFSVVERVDSCASMYSRSIQGHHVCLLVKKGENSVSVDGKCSDSTLLSNLLDEMKETLSMC is encoded by the exons GCAAAATATATCTCCCAGTGCATCGATGAGATCAAGCAGGAACTAAAGCAGGATAATATTGCAGTGAAAGCAAATGCAGTCTGCAAACTTACATAT TTACAGATGCTGGGCTACGACATCAGTTGGGCTGCTTTCAATATTATTGAAGTCATGAGTGCGTCAAAGTTTACATTCAAA AGAATTGGTTACCTAGCTGCCTCTCAGTGTTTCCATGAAGGGACTGACGTAATTATGTTGACTACTAATCAAATCCGAAAG gatCTGAGTAGCCCTAACCAATATGATACTGGAGTTGCACTGACTGGCTTGTCCTGTTTTGTTACTCCAGATCTTGCCAGGGACTTGGCAAATGACATCATGACACTG ATGTCTCATACAAAGCCTTATATAAGGAAGAAAGCAGTGTTAATCATGTACAAAGTTTTTTTGAAATACCCAGAGTCCCTCCGTCCTGCATTTCCTCGCCTTAAAGAGAAACTTGAAGATCCAGACCCTG GTGTGCAGTCTGCTGCAGTAAATGTTATTTGTGAGCTGGCTAGACGCAATCCCAAAAACTACCTTTCCCTTGCTCCACTGTTTTTCAAGTTGATGACGTCGTCAACCAACAATTGGGTTCTCATCAAAATTATAAAACTG TTTGGTGCTCTTACTCCATTAGAACCTAGGCTGGGAAAGAAGTTAATTGAGCCTTTGACCAACCTCATACACAG CACCTCAGCCATGTCTCTCTTATATGAATGTGTGAACACAGTAATAGCAG ttttgatCTCTCTGTCCTCTGGGATGCCTAATCACAGTGCTAGCATCCAG ctttgtgtTCAGAAGTTAAGAATATTAATAGAAGATTCTGACCAGAACT TGAAATACCTGGGATTGTTAGCTATGTCCAAAATCCTGAAAACGCATCCAAAGTCAGTTCAGTCTCACAAGGACCTCATTCTCCAATGTTTGGATGACAAAGATGAGTCTATCCGGCTCAGAGCTTTAGATCTCCTGTATGGCATG GTATCGAAGAAGAACTTGATGGAGATAGTGAAGAAACTGATGATTCACGTGGATAAAGCTGAAGGGACGACGTATCGGGACGAGTTGCTGACCAAAATCATAGATATTTGTAGTCAATCCAATTATCAATATATCACAAACTTTGAATG GTATATCAGCATTTTGGTGGAACTGACCCGACTGGAAGGCACACGGCATGGGCATCTTATAGCAGCTCAGATGTTGGACGTAGCTATCAGAGTTAAAGCTATTCGTAAATTTGCAGTTTCTCAAATGGCAATGCTTCTGGACAATGCTCATCTCATAGCCAGCAACACCCAGAGAAATGGAATCTGTGAGGTGCTTTATGCTGCTGCTTGGATATGTGGGGAGTTCTCTGA ACACCTCGAGGAAGCAAACCAAACTTTAGAAGCAATGTTGAGGCCTAAAGTTACAACTCTACCAGGCCACATCCAGGCGGTTTATGTCCAGAACATGGTGAAGCTCTATGCATCCATCCTACAGCAGAAAGAGCAATCTGGGGAGAAGGAAGCAGCTCAAGAAATTACACAGCTGATGATTGAGCGTTTGCCTCAGTTTGTACAGAGTGCAGATCTAGAAGTTCAGGAGAGG GCTTCTTGCATCTTGCagctaataaaatatattcagaagCTACAAATAAAAGAAGTACCTGTAGCTGAGGAAGTAATAGCCCTGTTTGCTGGTGAGCTGAACCCCGTAGCTcctaaagcacagaaaaaagtCCCAGTTCCTGAGGG CTTGGACCTTGATGCCTGGATCAATGAACCTCCATCAGACAGTGAGTCTGAGGATGAAAAGCCCAAAACAATTTTTCATGATGAGGAACAAAGGCCTTCCAGACACAAACAGCCAGAAATAGATGAAGAGGAGCTGGCCAGA CGTCGAGAAGCCCGGAAACAAGAACAGGCAAACAACCCATTTTATATTAAAAGCTCTCCTTCCCCGCAGAAG CGATACCAAGACACTCCAGGTGTGGAACATATACCTGTGGTCCAGATCGACCTTTCTGTCCCCTTAAAAGTTCCAG GAATGCCTATGTCTGACCAGTATGTGAAATTGGAAGAAGAGCGAAGACATAAACAGAAGCTggagaaagacaagaaaaagaaaaaacagaaaaaggagaagagaggtaaACATCACCGCCATAACTCTCTGCACACAGAGAGTGAGGAGGATATTGCCCCAGCTCATCATGTTGATATCATCACAGAAGAGATGCCAGAG aATGCATTGCCCAGTGATGAGGATGACAAAGATCCTAATGATCCATATAAGGCACTTGATATAGATCTGGATAA ACCCTTAGCAGACAGTGAGAAGCTGCCAGTGCAGAGACACAGAAATGCTGAGAACCTGAAGTCACCAGACTCAGAAGCTCCCCTTGCAGAGAAGAAGAGCAAGAAacccaaaaagaaggaaaagaaacacaaagaaaaagagagagacaaaggaaagaaaaaagagaaagagaaaaaggtagtagaggaagaagaagaaaaaaag GGGGAAGACTTGGATTTCTGGCTCTCCACTGCTCCACCACCTGCCTCCACTTCCCAGCCACAG AGCGAGCCTGAAGTGAGTGCTGCTGTTGTGGCTGAACCTGAAGgggtaaaaaaagaagaaagggaagagcgagaggaagaggaggaggaggatgaaggaaAG AAATCCTCCAAGCATAAgaagaaaaagcacaagaaagagaaagaagagaagtccaaggataaaaagaaatccaaaaagaAGCATCATCACAGTGAGGAGGAGGCAACAGAGTCAGTACAGAATGGAACACTAGATGATGAACCACTACCA cCTATGTCCAGTTACCGCCTTCTTGCTGAAAATCCTTACATTAAAATG ACCTACGATATTCAGGGAAACCTGCAAAATGACAGTCAAGTTACTGTCTCTGTTATCTTTGAGAACAAAAGCACTAGCTTCCTGAAGAGCATGGAACTAAATGTCCTGGACTCTCTCAACACTAAAATGCTTCGACCAGAAGGGTCATCAGTACACGATGGGATACCTGTGCCCTTCCAGCTACCCCCTG GAATCTCTAATGAAGCCCAGTTTGTGTTTACACTTCAGAGTATTGTTATGGCTCAGAAGTTAAAAGGAACACTGTCCTTTATAGTCAAA AATGATGAAGGTTCAACCCATGAAAAACTAGATTTCAAATTGCACTTCAGTTGCGCTTCATACTTGATCACGACGCCTTGCTATAG TGATGCTTTTGCCAAGCTCCTAGAGTCTGGGGACCTGCACATGAGTTCTATTAAAGTAGATGGAATTAGCATTTCTTTCCAGCATCTACTGGCAAAGATCTGTTTTCATCATCATTTTTCAG TTGTGGAACGCGTTGATTCTTGTGCATCAATGTACAGTCGTTCTATCCAAGGTCATCACGTCTGCCTACTGGTAAAAAAG ggAGAGAACTCCGTATCCGTAGATGGCAAATGTAGTGATTCCACTCTGCTTAGCAACTTGTTGGATGAGATGAAAGAGACATTGTCCATGTGCTGA
- the AP3D1 gene encoding AP-3 complex subunit delta-1 isoform X2 has product MLGYDISWAAFNIIEVMSASKFTFKRIGYLAASQCFHEGTDVIMLTTNQIRKDLSSPNQYDTGVALTGLSCFVTPDLARDLANDIMTLMSHTKPYIRKKAVLIMYKVFLKYPESLRPAFPRLKEKLEDPDPGVQSAAVNVICELARRNPKNYLSLAPLFFKLMTSSTNNWVLIKIIKLFGALTPLEPRLGKKLIEPLTNLIHSTSAMSLLYECVNTVIAVLISLSSGMPNHSASIQLCVQKLRILIEDSDQNLKYLGLLAMSKILKTHPKSVQSHKDLILQCLDDKDESIRLRALDLLYGMVSKKNLMEIVKKLMIHVDKAEGTTYRDELLTKIIDICSQSNYQYITNFEWYISILVELTRLEGTRHGHLIAAQMLDVAIRVKAIRKFAVSQMAMLLDNAHLIASNTQRNGICEVLYAAAWICGEFSEHLEEANQTLEAMLRPKVTTLPGHIQAVYVQNMVKLYASILQQKEQSGEKEAAQEITQLMIERLPQFVQSADLEVQERASCILQLIKYIQKLQIKEVPVAEEVIALFAGELNPVAPKAQKKVPVPEGLDLDAWINEPPSDSESEDEKPKTIFHDEEQRPSRHKQPEIDEEELARRREARKQEQANNPFYIKSSPSPQKRYQDTPGVEHIPVVQIDLSVPLKVPGMPMSDQYVKLEEERRHKQKLEKDKKKKKQKKEKRGKHHRHNSLHTESEEDIAPAHHVDIITEEMPENALPSDEDDKDPNDPYKALDIDLDKPLADSEKLPVQRHRNAENLKSPDSEAPLAEKKSKKPKKKEKKHKEKERDKGKKKEKEKKVVEEEEEKKGEDLDFWLSTAPPPASTSQPQSEPEVSAAVVAEPEGVKKEEREEREEEEEEDEGKKSSKHKKKKHKKEKEEKSKDKKKSKKKHHHSEEEATESVQNGTLDDEPLPPMSSYRLLAENPYIKMTYDIQGNLQNDSQVTVSVIFENKSTSFLKSMELNVLDSLNTKMLRPEGSSVHDGIPVPFQLPPGISNEAQFVFTLQSIVMAQKLKGTLSFIVKNDEGSTHEKLDFKLHFSCASYLITTPCYSDAFAKLLESGDLHMSSIKVDGISISFQHLLAKICFHHHFSVVERVDSCASMYSRSIQGHHVCLLVKKGENSVSVDGKCSDSTLLSNLLDEMKETLSMC; this is encoded by the exons ATGCTGGGCTACGACATCAGTTGGGCTGCTTTCAATATTATTGAAGTCATGAGTGCGTCAAAGTTTACATTCAAA AGAATTGGTTACCTAGCTGCCTCTCAGTGTTTCCATGAAGGGACTGACGTAATTATGTTGACTACTAATCAAATCCGAAAG gatCTGAGTAGCCCTAACCAATATGATACTGGAGTTGCACTGACTGGCTTGTCCTGTTTTGTTACTCCAGATCTTGCCAGGGACTTGGCAAATGACATCATGACACTG ATGTCTCATACAAAGCCTTATATAAGGAAGAAAGCAGTGTTAATCATGTACAAAGTTTTTTTGAAATACCCAGAGTCCCTCCGTCCTGCATTTCCTCGCCTTAAAGAGAAACTTGAAGATCCAGACCCTG GTGTGCAGTCTGCTGCAGTAAATGTTATTTGTGAGCTGGCTAGACGCAATCCCAAAAACTACCTTTCCCTTGCTCCACTGTTTTTCAAGTTGATGACGTCGTCAACCAACAATTGGGTTCTCATCAAAATTATAAAACTG TTTGGTGCTCTTACTCCATTAGAACCTAGGCTGGGAAAGAAGTTAATTGAGCCTTTGACCAACCTCATACACAG CACCTCAGCCATGTCTCTCTTATATGAATGTGTGAACACAGTAATAGCAG ttttgatCTCTCTGTCCTCTGGGATGCCTAATCACAGTGCTAGCATCCAG ctttgtgtTCAGAAGTTAAGAATATTAATAGAAGATTCTGACCAGAACT TGAAATACCTGGGATTGTTAGCTATGTCCAAAATCCTGAAAACGCATCCAAAGTCAGTTCAGTCTCACAAGGACCTCATTCTCCAATGTTTGGATGACAAAGATGAGTCTATCCGGCTCAGAGCTTTAGATCTCCTGTATGGCATG GTATCGAAGAAGAACTTGATGGAGATAGTGAAGAAACTGATGATTCACGTGGATAAAGCTGAAGGGACGACGTATCGGGACGAGTTGCTGACCAAAATCATAGATATTTGTAGTCAATCCAATTATCAATATATCACAAACTTTGAATG GTATATCAGCATTTTGGTGGAACTGACCCGACTGGAAGGCACACGGCATGGGCATCTTATAGCAGCTCAGATGTTGGACGTAGCTATCAGAGTTAAAGCTATTCGTAAATTTGCAGTTTCTCAAATGGCAATGCTTCTGGACAATGCTCATCTCATAGCCAGCAACACCCAGAGAAATGGAATCTGTGAGGTGCTTTATGCTGCTGCTTGGATATGTGGGGAGTTCTCTGA ACACCTCGAGGAAGCAAACCAAACTTTAGAAGCAATGTTGAGGCCTAAAGTTACAACTCTACCAGGCCACATCCAGGCGGTTTATGTCCAGAACATGGTGAAGCTCTATGCATCCATCCTACAGCAGAAAGAGCAATCTGGGGAGAAGGAAGCAGCTCAAGAAATTACACAGCTGATGATTGAGCGTTTGCCTCAGTTTGTACAGAGTGCAGATCTAGAAGTTCAGGAGAGG GCTTCTTGCATCTTGCagctaataaaatatattcagaagCTACAAATAAAAGAAGTACCTGTAGCTGAGGAAGTAATAGCCCTGTTTGCTGGTGAGCTGAACCCCGTAGCTcctaaagcacagaaaaaagtCCCAGTTCCTGAGGG CTTGGACCTTGATGCCTGGATCAATGAACCTCCATCAGACAGTGAGTCTGAGGATGAAAAGCCCAAAACAATTTTTCATGATGAGGAACAAAGGCCTTCCAGACACAAACAGCCAGAAATAGATGAAGAGGAGCTGGCCAGA CGTCGAGAAGCCCGGAAACAAGAACAGGCAAACAACCCATTTTATATTAAAAGCTCTCCTTCCCCGCAGAAG CGATACCAAGACACTCCAGGTGTGGAACATATACCTGTGGTCCAGATCGACCTTTCTGTCCCCTTAAAAGTTCCAG GAATGCCTATGTCTGACCAGTATGTGAAATTGGAAGAAGAGCGAAGACATAAACAGAAGCTggagaaagacaagaaaaagaaaaaacagaaaaaggagaagagaggtaaACATCACCGCCATAACTCTCTGCACACAGAGAGTGAGGAGGATATTGCCCCAGCTCATCATGTTGATATCATCACAGAAGAGATGCCAGAG aATGCATTGCCCAGTGATGAGGATGACAAAGATCCTAATGATCCATATAAGGCACTTGATATAGATCTGGATAA ACCCTTAGCAGACAGTGAGAAGCTGCCAGTGCAGAGACACAGAAATGCTGAGAACCTGAAGTCACCAGACTCAGAAGCTCCCCTTGCAGAGAAGAAGAGCAAGAAacccaaaaagaaggaaaagaaacacaaagaaaaagagagagacaaaggaaagaaaaaagagaaagagaaaaaggtagtagaggaagaagaagaaaaaaag GGGGAAGACTTGGATTTCTGGCTCTCCACTGCTCCACCACCTGCCTCCACTTCCCAGCCACAG AGCGAGCCTGAAGTGAGTGCTGCTGTTGTGGCTGAACCTGAAGgggtaaaaaaagaagaaagggaagagcgagaggaagaggaggaggaggatgaaggaaAG AAATCCTCCAAGCATAAgaagaaaaagcacaagaaagagaaagaagagaagtccaaggataaaaagaaatccaaaaagaAGCATCATCACAGTGAGGAGGAGGCAACAGAGTCAGTACAGAATGGAACACTAGATGATGAACCACTACCA cCTATGTCCAGTTACCGCCTTCTTGCTGAAAATCCTTACATTAAAATG ACCTACGATATTCAGGGAAACCTGCAAAATGACAGTCAAGTTACTGTCTCTGTTATCTTTGAGAACAAAAGCACTAGCTTCCTGAAGAGCATGGAACTAAATGTCCTGGACTCTCTCAACACTAAAATGCTTCGACCAGAAGGGTCATCAGTACACGATGGGATACCTGTGCCCTTCCAGCTACCCCCTG GAATCTCTAATGAAGCCCAGTTTGTGTTTACACTTCAGAGTATTGTTATGGCTCAGAAGTTAAAAGGAACACTGTCCTTTATAGTCAAA AATGATGAAGGTTCAACCCATGAAAAACTAGATTTCAAATTGCACTTCAGTTGCGCTTCATACTTGATCACGACGCCTTGCTATAG TGATGCTTTTGCCAAGCTCCTAGAGTCTGGGGACCTGCACATGAGTTCTATTAAAGTAGATGGAATTAGCATTTCTTTCCAGCATCTACTGGCAAAGATCTGTTTTCATCATCATTTTTCAG TTGTGGAACGCGTTGATTCTTGTGCATCAATGTACAGTCGTTCTATCCAAGGTCATCACGTCTGCCTACTGGTAAAAAAG ggAGAGAACTCCGTATCCGTAGATGGCAAATGTAGTGATTCCACTCTGCTTAGCAACTTGTTGGATGAGATGAAAGAGACATTGTCCATGTGCTGA